One Prevotella melaninogenica DNA window includes the following coding sequences:
- a CDS encoding DNA-directed RNA polymerase subunit omega yields the protein MDYKKSKAPSNTVTRDVQELWKDTGNIYESVAIIAKRANQISVEIKQDLSKKLAEFASYNDSLDEVFENREQIEISRYYEKLPKPTLLATQEFIDGDVYWRDPSKDALNEEED from the coding sequence ATGGATTACAAGAAGTCAAAAGCACCGTCAAATACGGTAACCCGAGATGTTCAGGAACTTTGGAAAGATACTGGTAACATCTATGAGAGTGTTGCTATCATAGCAAAGAGAGCAAACCAAATCTCGGTTGAAATTAAGCAGGACTTGAGTAAGAAACTTGCTGAGTTTGCTTCTTATAACGATTCTCTTGACGAGGTATTCGAGAACCGTGAGCAGATTGAGATTAGCCGTTACTACGAGAAACTGCCAAAGCCAACATTGTTAGCTACTCAGGAGTTCATCGATGGTGACGTTTATTGGCGCGATCCTTCTAAGGATGCTCTGAACGAGGAAGAAGATTAA
- a CDS encoding uracil-DNA glycosylase family protein, giving the protein MEIETHPFEPWLPSNAKLLLLGTFPPAPKRWCMEWYYPNYTNDMWRIFGHIFFGDKHYFVDEEKKTYKLDLLKPFLKEKGIAIFDTALRIYRTTGTASDKDLEIIERADLDGMLRSLPECKAVLAAGQLATTVFTEHYGIDARKMKMGDHKEFSFENRTLRLYREPSSSRAYPMKVEKKAEYYERMFRDLGILG; this is encoded by the coding sequence ATGGAAATAGAAACTCATCCTTTTGAGCCGTGGCTCCCATCCAATGCCAAATTGTTGCTGTTAGGAACCTTTCCGCCAGCACCAAAACGTTGGTGTATGGAATGGTATTATCCTAATTACACGAATGATATGTGGCGTATCTTTGGTCATATCTTCTTCGGAGATAAGCACTACTTTGTGGATGAAGAAAAGAAGACCTATAAACTTGATTTACTAAAGCCCTTCTTAAAAGAGAAGGGGATAGCTATCTTCGATACTGCCTTGCGTATCTATCGTACAACAGGTACGGCATCTGACAAAGACTTAGAAATCATTGAGCGTGCTGACCTCGATGGAATGCTTCGTTCATTGCCAGAGTGTAAGGCGGTGTTGGCAGCAGGTCAGTTGGCAACAACGGTCTTTACAGAGCATTATGGTATTGATGCGCGTAAGATGAAGATGGGTGATCACAAGGAGTTTAGCTTTGAGAATCGTACGCTGCGACTTTATCGTGAACCAAGTAGTAGTCGTGCTTATCCGATGAAGGTCGAGAAGAAGGCTGAGTATTACGAAAGGATGTTTAGGGATTTAGGGATATTAGGCTAA
- a CDS encoding endonuclease/exonuclease/phosphatase family protein — MRKLLLVLFCAVLFGTSASAQKKFSVYAIGFYNVENLFDTTRDEGKNDHDFTPTGSYQWNEMKYSHKLHNMASVLAEMGTDVLPNVGCAVIGLAEVENDHAMRDLTAQPELAKRGYKYVHIEGPDHRGIDCALIYNPKLFTVRNTKLVPYVYDLPKDSTRATRGFLTVSGTLAGEHVTIIVCHLPSRGAGSYYRELGGKQVKALKDSLLREDPKVKVLVMGDMNDDPTNKSIHECLSAKGEINEVGANDMYNPWYNVLVKEGTGTLQYQGKWNLFDQIIMTPNLLNKDGKKDFSELKFWKNQIFRRDYLFQESGKYKGNTKRTTAGGVWLDGYSDHLPVVTYFAKQQ; from the coding sequence ATGAGAAAGTTACTATTAGTTCTTTTCTGTGCCGTTCTTTTCGGTACGTCAGCTTCAGCCCAGAAGAAGTTTTCTGTTTATGCTATAGGCTTCTATAATGTAGAAAACTTGTTTGATACAACACGTGATGAAGGGAAAAACGACCACGATTTCACGCCGACTGGTAGTTATCAGTGGAACGAGATGAAGTATAGTCATAAGTTGCATAACATGGCATCGGTATTGGCAGAGATGGGTACAGATGTTCTTCCGAATGTTGGTTGTGCGGTTATTGGCTTGGCTGAGGTTGAGAACGACCACGCAATGCGTGACCTCACAGCACAGCCAGAGTTGGCAAAACGTGGCTATAAGTATGTACATATCGAAGGACCCGACCATCGTGGTATCGACTGTGCCTTGATTTATAATCCAAAACTCTTTACCGTAAGAAATACAAAGTTGGTTCCTTATGTTTATGATTTACCAAAGGACAGCACTCGTGCTACACGTGGCTTCCTTACTGTAAGTGGTACACTGGCTGGCGAACATGTGACCATCATTGTGTGCCATTTACCAAGTCGTGGTGCAGGTTCTTACTATCGTGAGTTGGGTGGTAAGCAGGTAAAGGCGTTGAAGGACTCACTTCTTCGTGAAGATCCAAAGGTGAAGGTGCTTGTTATGGGTGATATGAATGACGACCCAACCAATAAGAGTATACATGAATGTCTGTCTGCAAAGGGCGAAATCAATGAGGTTGGTGCAAATGACATGTACAATCCTTGGTATAATGTCCTTGTAAAGGAAGGAACAGGAACCTTGCAGTATCAGGGTAAGTGGAATCTCTTTGACCAGATTATCATGACTCCTAACTTGCTGAATAAGGATGGTAAGAAAGACTTCTCAGAGTTGAAGTTCTGGAAGAACCAAATTTTCCGTCGCGATTATCTCTTTCAGGAGTCAGGTAAGTATAAGGGTAATACCAAGCGAACCACTGCTGGTGGTGTTTGGCTCGATGGTTATTCAGACCACTTGCCAGTTGTAACTTACTTTGCTAAGCAGCAGTAA
- a CDS encoding DUF4293 domain-containing protein, which translates to MIQRKQTVFLFLALLTTIACLCLPVGGFEPKGMGAESMLMNLWISDANGGKDFNVWALFAILLVTCPINLFAIFDYHNRKRQARFCTFSMLMIIGWYVVYGVFSQVLMTGFDFHIKFAACLPLVAFILLWLARHSILADEALVRAADRIR; encoded by the coding sequence ATGATACAGAGGAAACAAACTGTATTCCTGTTTCTTGCATTGCTTACTACCATTGCGTGCCTCTGCCTACCTGTAGGTGGCTTTGAACCAAAGGGTATGGGTGCTGAGAGCATGTTAATGAATCTCTGGATAAGTGATGCTAACGGTGGTAAGGACTTTAACGTATGGGCGTTGTTTGCTATTCTTTTAGTAACTTGTCCTATCAACCTCTTCGCCATCTTCGACTATCATAACCGCAAGCGTCAGGCTCGTTTCTGTACGTTCTCCATGTTAATGATTATTGGTTGGTATGTGGTTTATGGTGTGTTCAGCCAAGTATTGATGACTGGCTTCGACTTCCACATTAAGTTTGCAGCCTGTCTTCCACTCGTAGCTTTCATCCTCTTGTGGCTTGCACGCCACTCTATCCTTGCTGATGAAGCCTTAGTAAGAGCAGCTGACAGAATCAGATAA
- the udk gene encoding uridine kinase yields MKDKITIIGIAGGTGSGKTTVVKKIVESLPPHYVAVVPLDSYYNDTTELTDEERKAINFDHPDAFDWKLLIKQVNELREGRAVEQPTYSYILSNRLPETIHVEPKPVIIVEGIMALSNKRLRDMMDLKIFVDCDPDERLIRNIQRDTIDRGRTVSMVVERYLEVLKPMHEQFIEPTKRYADVIIPQGGENVKGINILCKYIEGLMPGD; encoded by the coding sequence ATGAAGGATAAAATAACTATCATAGGAATAGCGGGTGGTACTGGTTCGGGAAAGACCACCGTAGTGAAGAAAATCGTAGAGAGTCTTCCTCCTCATTATGTGGCTGTTGTGCCGTTGGATTCTTATTATAATGACACGACAGAACTTACCGATGAAGAGCGCAAGGCAATCAATTTCGACCATCCAGATGCCTTTGATTGGAAACTACTCATTAAGCAGGTGAATGAGCTGCGTGAGGGAAGAGCAGTTGAACAACCAACTTATAGCTATATTCTCAGCAATCGCTTGCCAGAGACTATTCATGTAGAGCCAAAGCCTGTAATCATCGTTGAGGGTATTATGGCATTGAGCAACAAACGTCTACGTGATATGATGGATCTCAAGATTTTTGTTGATTGTGATCCTGATGAGCGCCTTATCCGTAATATTCAGCGTGATACGATAGATCGTGGTCGTACGGTTTCAATGGTTGTAGAGCGCTATTTAGAAGTATTGAAGCCAATGCATGAACAGTTCATCGAGCCTACTAAGCGTTATGCTGATGTGATTATCCCACAGGGAGGCGAGAATGTAAAGGGTATCAACATCCTCTGTAAGTATATCGAAGGCTTAATGCCAGGGGATTAA
- a CDS encoding outer membrane protein assembly factor BamD — protein MKKRILIGLCAVLLLTSCAHEYNQVYKTTNNDYKYEFAKECFAKGKYGFAVPLLQDLVTIEKGTDNAQECLYMLAMAEYCLKDYQAASETFKKYYQTYPRGQYAEMASFYIGQSLFEGTPEPRLDQTPTVAAIAAFQEYLDIFPNGKMKETAQQRLFALQDKLVRKEYLNAKLYYNLGSYFGNSIRTVDNNGGNNYEACIITAQNALNDYPYSDLREDFAILIMKSKFELAQMSVEEKKVQRFQDAEDECYGFINEYPDSKERKTAEDYIKKCKQYTKD, from the coding sequence ATGAAGAAAAGAATTCTTATTGGTCTTTGTGCCGTTTTACTGTTGACAAGTTGCGCACACGAATATAATCAAGTCTACAAGACAACTAACAACGATTATAAATACGAATTTGCAAAGGAATGCTTTGCAAAGGGAAAGTATGGCTTTGCTGTGCCCCTTTTGCAAGACCTTGTGACTATCGAGAAAGGTACTGACAACGCACAGGAATGTCTCTATATGCTCGCTATGGCAGAGTATTGCTTGAAGGATTATCAAGCTGCTTCAGAAACATTTAAGAAGTATTACCAGACTTACCCACGTGGCCAGTATGCTGAAATGGCATCCTTCTACATTGGGCAGAGTCTCTTTGAAGGAACCCCTGAGCCACGTCTTGACCAGACTCCTACCGTCGCAGCCATCGCAGCTTTCCAAGAGTATTTGGACATCTTCCCAAATGGTAAGATGAAAGAAACTGCTCAGCAACGCCTCTTTGCATTGCAGGATAAGCTTGTCCGTAAGGAGTATCTCAATGCAAAGTTATATTATAACCTTGGCTCTTACTTTGGTAACAGCATCCGCACCGTTGACAACAACGGTGGTAACAACTACGAGGCTTGCATCATCACTGCACAAAACGCTTTGAACGATTATCCTTATAGCGACTTACGCGAGGACTTTGCTATCCTCATTATGAAGAGTAAGTTTGAATTAGCTCAAATGAGTGTTGAGGAGAAGAAGGTACAACGTTTCCAGGATGCAGAAGACGAGTGCTACGGATTTATCAACGAGTACCCAGATTCAAAGGAACGCAAAACAGCTGAGGATTACATCAAGAAGTGTAAGCAATATACAAAAGATTAA